From Salvia miltiorrhiza cultivar Shanhuang (shh) unplaced genomic scaffold, IMPLAD_Smil_shh original_scaffold_269, whole genome shotgun sequence, the proteins below share one genomic window:
- the LOC131003787 gene encoding uncharacterized protein LOC131003787 isoform X2, translating to METSSGNAIVVPDSPSDSSISLDKKRKKLVLHHHSRLLKGKEPVTLRAVSRANEIDVKMLICADNTTSSHKKYSKGSGRVTQTSNRCSDVILIDDAPGSVLVASNNTAGVEKHERKSKALSLTTRTTLASFYDSLKKLNPTQKAEVRDTGFGNILELKVKELPGRMAYWALNGNVLFMFKDLELCRFDLVSL from the exons ATGGAAACATCTAGCGGCAATGCGATCGTTGTGCCAG ATTCTCCAAGTGATTCATCCATTTCACTAGACAAGAAGCGGAAAAAGTTGGTTCTACATCACCATTCACGATTACTTAAAG GTAAAGAGCCAGTTACTTTACGAGCTGTTAGTCGTGCAAATGAAATTGACGTTAAAATGC TGATATGTGCAGACAATACAACATCATCCCATAAGAAATATTCTAAGGGTAGTGGCAGAGTTACGCAGACATCCAACCGATGTTCGGATGTCATTCTAATAGATGATGCGCCTGGTTCAGTGCTTGTTGCGTCAAACAATACTGCTGGTGTTGAGAAGCATGAACGAAAATCTAAAGCTCTATCATTGACTACACGAACAACACTTGCGTCCTTCTATGATTCGTTGAAGAAACTAAATCCCACCCAGAAAGCTGAAGTTAGAGACACAGGTTTTGGGAACATACTTGAATTAAAGGTTAAGGAGCTACCTGGTCGTATGGCATACTGGGCCTTGAA TGGCAATGTCCTTTTCATGTTCAAGGACTTAGAGTTATGTAGATTCGATTTGGTTTCACTTTGA
- the LOC131003787 gene encoding uncharacterized protein LOC131003787 isoform X1 — translation METSSGNAIVVPDSPSDSSISLDKKRKKLVLHHHSRLLKGKEPVTLRAVSRANEIDVKMLICADNTTSSHKKYSKGSGRVTQTSNRCSDVILIDDAPGSVLVASNNTAGVEKHERKSKALSLTTRTTLASFYDSLKKLNPTQKAEVRDTGFGNILELKVKELPGRMAYWALKLGPNTLNTTLKVLLFFLFFDLMWL, via the exons ATGGAAACATCTAGCGGCAATGCGATCGTTGTGCCAG ATTCTCCAAGTGATTCATCCATTTCACTAGACAAGAAGCGGAAAAAGTTGGTTCTACATCACCATTCACGATTACTTAAAG GTAAAGAGCCAGTTACTTTACGAGCTGTTAGTCGTGCAAATGAAATTGACGTTAAAATGC TGATATGTGCAGACAATACAACATCATCCCATAAGAAATATTCTAAGGGTAGTGGCAGAGTTACGCAGACATCCAACCGATGTTCGGATGTCATTCTAATAGATGATGCGCCTGGTTCAGTGCTTGTTGCGTCAAACAATACTGCTGGTGTTGAGAAGCATGAACGAAAATCTAAAGCTCTATCATTGACTACACGAACAACACTTGCGTCCTTCTATGATTCGTTGAAGAAACTAAATCCCACCCAGAAAGCTGAAGTTAGAGACACAGGTTTTGGGAACATACTTGAATTAAAGGTTAAGGAGCTACCTGGTCGTATGGCATACTGGGCCTTGAAGTTAGGGCCTAACACACTTAATACTACATTAAAAGTTctattattctttttattttttgatttgatGTGGTTATAA